A region of Lichenibacterium dinghuense DNA encodes the following proteins:
- a CDS encoding exodeoxyribonuclease VII large subunit, protein MTGRSAAREIAPRPSPAPIDGGPPAPGLAGAVPLGDLLRRASAAIRTGLPDAVWVVAAVAACKPARGGCSLELVEPEVSRAEAGVLRAYLPDAVLAALRERAGHAVDGVDLVGMTVTSRLAVELSPRWGLSGRVQALAPGLEASLARRALEATMARLRRDGSYDRQRGLARPRDVTRVAVVHPAGAAGWADVAGELARWQAAGLLAVRSVPTAFEGPGAAAGIAVALGRAAEDVAGGRPDLVLVVRGGGAASSLAPFDDEAVARAVAALPVPVLCGLGHAVDLTLADRVCWRSADTPSKTLTVLRELMAAPSRRARADYGAVLLAVAAGLDRAGPALAAAERRVATEATRRAVATSEALDRTWGAVRTAAEGARGRLTRQGDALDRLASDAAGAAPVRLDRSATELAALMEAVRARARRASAGADGGAGLLAVAVARGQALVATAEVGLAARGRELPDAAAAVVARASTSLNAGAERVRFDARARLGRADDGARALAGVAAAVSAAHRRQDAALERSMRTVEASAARQIDAAASALDRHTDVLDAAEPSHMLQRGYALVTDASGRPVTSAAAARAAASVTLTFADGAIAVRLHQPTTGDQP, encoded by the coding sequence ATGACGGGCAGGTCCGCGGCGCGAGAGATCGCGCCGCGGCCATCGCCCGCGCCGATCGACGGTGGCCCGCCCGCGCCCGGGCTGGCGGGCGCGGTGCCGCTCGGGGACTTGCTGCGCCGGGCCAGCGCGGCCATCCGGACTGGACTCCCGGATGCGGTCTGGGTCGTGGCGGCCGTGGCGGCCTGCAAGCCGGCGCGCGGCGGCTGCTCGCTCGAGCTGGTCGAGCCCGAGGTGTCGCGGGCGGAGGCGGGCGTGCTGCGGGCCTACCTGCCCGACGCCGTGCTGGCCGCGCTGCGCGAGCGGGCCGGGCACGCGGTCGACGGCGTCGACCTCGTCGGCATGACGGTGACGTCGCGCCTCGCCGTCGAGCTGTCGCCGCGGTGGGGCCTGTCGGGGCGGGTGCAGGCGCTTGCCCCGGGGCTGGAAGCCAGCCTCGCCCGCCGCGCGCTCGAGGCGACAATGGCGCGCCTACGCCGCGACGGCTCCTACGACCGCCAGCGCGGGCTCGCCCGGCCGCGCGATGTCACGCGCGTCGCCGTAGTGCACCCGGCCGGTGCCGCCGGCTGGGCCGACGTCGCGGGCGAGCTCGCCCGATGGCAGGCGGCCGGACTGCTCGCGGTCCGCTCCGTGCCGACCGCCTTCGAGGGGCCCGGAGCCGCGGCGGGCATCGCGGTCGCGCTCGGGCGCGCCGCCGAGGATGTGGCGGGCGGCCGCCCCGACCTCGTGCTGGTTGTGCGCGGCGGCGGAGCGGCCTCGAGCCTCGCCCCGTTTGACGACGAGGCCGTGGCGCGGGCGGTCGCGGCCCTGCCGGTGCCGGTCCTGTGCGGCCTCGGCCACGCGGTCGATCTCACGCTCGCCGACCGCGTGTGCTGGCGCAGCGCCGATACGCCGTCCAAGACGCTGACGGTTCTGCGCGAGCTGATGGCCGCGCCCAGCCGGCGTGCGCGGGCGGACTACGGGGCGGTGCTGCTCGCGGTGGCGGCCGGCCTCGACCGCGCCGGGCCCGCTCTCGCGGCGGCGGAACGGCGGGTCGCGACCGAGGCGACGCGACGCGCTGTGGCGACCTCGGAGGCGCTCGACCGCACCTGGGGCGCGGTGCGCACGGCGGCCGAGGGCGCGCGCGGGCGCCTGACGCGGCAGGGCGACGCGCTCGACCGGCTCGCCTCCGACGCGGCCGGGGCCGCTCCCGTCCGCCTCGACCGGAGCGCGACCGAGCTCGCCGCGCTGATGGAGGCGGTGCGGGCCCGCGCGCGCCGAGCCTCGGCGGGTGCGGACGGCGGCGCTGGCCTGCTCGCCGTCGCCGTGGCCCGCGGGCAGGCCTTGGTCGCGACTGCGGAGGTCGGGCTCGCCGCACGCGGACGCGAACTGCCGGACGCCGCTGCGGCGGTGGTCGCGCGCGCTTCGACGTCGCTCAACGCGGGCGCTGAGCGGGTGCGCTTCGACGCGCGGGCCCGCCTCGGCCGCGCAGACGACGGGGCGCGCGCCCTCGCGGGCGTCGCTGCAGCCGTCAGCGCCGCGCATCGGCGGCAGGACGCCGCCCTCGAACGCTCGATGCGAACGGTCGAGGCGTCTGCGGCCCGCCAGATCGACGCGGCGGCCTCGGCGCTCGACCGGCACACAGACGTACTCGACGCTGCCGAGCCGTCGCACATGCTGCAGCGCGGCTATGCGCTCGTGACGGACGCCTCCGGGCGCCCCGTCACCTCGGCCGCGGCGGCCCGCGCCGCCGCGAGCGTCACCCTCACCTTCGCCGACGGCGCCATCGCCGTGCGGCTCCATCAGCCCACAACGGGAGATCAGCCATGA
- a CDS encoding DarT ssDNA thymidine ADP-ribosyltransferase family protein has product MSMPHTVAELSADDPVFFSVQPLATLRLALSTGSLPALTTILADPAAQTVGVRAHDVDRAGMSLAPPFHGTVGQHVALSVTPRTLAAFASSRPGGAGATHFERHQLAIVCLSMEQLLKRGRRALFHARSLLRSTDGVSDDPAVLREAAWDFITRHHIRRDASDPDRLRRYDAGALVRDSLPFDAVQAIACAGPESEAEVLAWAMPPHIEVIQRPKFFW; this is encoded by the coding sequence ATGAGCATGCCGCACACCGTCGCTGAGCTGTCGGCGGATGATCCCGTCTTCTTCTCCGTGCAGCCGCTGGCCACCCTGAGGCTGGCGCTCAGCACTGGCAGCCTGCCCGCGCTCACCACCATCTTGGCCGACCCCGCGGCGCAGACCGTCGGCGTGCGTGCTCACGACGTCGACAGGGCTGGAATGTCGCTTGCACCTCCCTTCCACGGCACGGTCGGCCAGCATGTGGCCCTGTCGGTGACCCCGCGCACGCTCGCCGCCTTCGCGTCGTCGCGACCCGGTGGTGCGGGCGCGACCCACTTCGAGCGCCATCAGCTTGCCATCGTCTGCCTGTCCATGGAGCAACTCTTGAAGCGTGGGCGCCGGGCGCTGTTCCACGCGCGCAGCCTCCTGCGATCGACCGACGGCGTGTCGGACGACCCCGCCGTCCTCCGCGAGGCGGCCTGGGATTTCATCACCCGTCACCACATCAGAAGGGATGCGAGCGACCCCGATCGCCTCCGGCGTTACGATGCGGGTGCGCTGGTGCGAGACAGCCTGCCGTTCGATGCCGTCCAGGCCATCGCCTGTGCGGGTCCAGAGAGCGAGGCCGAGGTTCTGGCCTGGGCGATGCCGCCCCATATCGAGGTGATCCAGAGGCCGAAGTTCTTCTGGTAG
- a CDS encoding IS5 family transposase (programmed frameshift), with protein MDRDVLKDEQWERIALLLPGKVGDPGRSASNNRLFMEAILHVARTGGPWRDLPDRFGNWNSNFQRFRRWAKKAVFDRVFAALSGDPDFEYAMVDGTIIRVHQHGTGAKGGPQDQAIGRSRGGLTTKILALVDALGNLVRFVLLPGHRHDVKGVKDLIADVPFKMLLADKAFDVDWLRENLEGRGIAAVIPPKANRKRHIPCDFAAYKWRHLVENFFCSLKAFRRIGTRYDKTDTSFSAMIYAASIALALR; from the exons ATGGATCGCGACGTGTTGAAGGACGAGCAATGGGAGCGCATTGCCCTTCTGCTTCCCGGCAAGGTCGGTGATCCGGGGCGGTCGGCCAGCAACAATCGTCTGTTCATGGAAGCTATCCTGCACGTCGCACGGACGGGCGGACCATGGCGAGACTTGCCGGACCGGTTCGGCAACTGGAACTCCAATTTCCAACGTTTCCGCCGGTGGGCCAAGAAGGCGGTCTTCGACCGCGTTTTCGCCGCTCTGTCGGGCGACCCTGATTTTGAATACGCCATGGTGGATGGCACGATCATCAGGGTCCACCAGCACGGCACTGGCGCAAAAGGGGGAC CTCAGGATCAGGCCATCGGCCGTTCTCGCGGCGGTTTGACCACCAAGATCCTCGCCCTGGTGGACGCGCTCGGCAATTTGGTGCGCTTTGTGCTGCTGCCGGGGCACCGCCACGACGTCAAAGGCGTCAAGGATCTGATCGCCGACGTGCCCTTCAAGATGCTTCTGGCCGATAAGGCCTTCGACGTCGATTGGCTTCGGGAAAATCTTGAAGGCAGAGGCATTGCCGCGGTGATCCCGCCCAAAGCCAATCGCAAGCGGCACATCCCCTGCGATTTTGCCGCCTACAAATGGCGGCACCTCGTCGAAAACTTCTTCTGTTCGCTGAAAGCCTTTCGCCGCATCGGCACGCGTTACGACAAGACTGACACGAGCTTCAGCGCTATGATCTACGCGGCAAGCATCGCTCTCGCCCTGCGCTGA
- a CDS encoding tyrosine-type recombinase/integrase, with protein sequence MDVSWAWENTSCESIIGVHRTGASSDWHVGLAAAAKLVRSKKGAAERATKAHDEDDPDAVRARRATANRVLTVLKAALNHAYHEKHAASDEAWRKVKPFREVDSAVVRFLKADECVRLVNASEPAFRSLVRGALVTGARYGELARMRAEDFHPEGGTIAVRTSKAGKPRHVALTDEGQTVFKALTAGQNGRTLVFRRDDGEPWKASQQQKPLDVASKRACIDPPATFHVLRHTYASALAMRGVPMGVIAAQLGHADTRITEKHYAHLAPSYVAETVRAALPAMGIVEPTNVTLIAPTKNVGGQ encoded by the coding sequence GTGGACGTGTCTTGGGCATGGGAGAACACCTCGTGCGAAAGCATCATCGGTGTCCATCGAACCGGGGCAAGCTCAGACTGGCACGTTGGCCTCGCCGCCGCCGCGAAGCTGGTCAGGTCGAAGAAGGGCGCAGCGGAGCGCGCTACTAAGGCGCATGACGAAGACGACCCCGATGCCGTTCGTGCACGACGTGCCACGGCAAACCGTGTCCTGACGGTCCTGAAAGCCGCACTGAACCATGCCTACCACGAGAAGCATGCGGCCTCGGATGAGGCCTGGCGCAAGGTCAAGCCGTTCCGCGAGGTCGACTCCGCCGTGGTGCGGTTCCTCAAGGCGGACGAGTGCGTGCGACTGGTCAACGCCAGCGAGCCCGCTTTCCGATCGCTGGTGCGTGGCGCCCTGGTCACAGGCGCCCGGTATGGCGAGCTTGCCCGGATGCGGGCCGAGGACTTCCACCCCGAAGGCGGAACCATCGCGGTGCGGACGTCGAAGGCCGGCAAACCTCGTCATGTCGCTCTCACCGATGAGGGGCAGACCGTGTTCAAAGCTCTCACCGCCGGGCAAAACGGCCGCACGCTGGTGTTCCGGCGCGACGACGGCGAGCCCTGGAAGGCATCACAGCAACAGAAGCCGCTCGACGTGGCTTCGAAGCGGGCCTGCATCGACCCACCCGCGACTTTCCACGTTCTTCGTCACACCTATGCGTCGGCGCTAGCGATGAGGGGCGTCCCCATGGGCGTCATCGCGGCACAGCTCGGCCACGCCGACACCCGCATCACCGAAAAGCATTACGCCCATCTCGCACCATCCTATGTGGCGGAGACGGTGCGGGCCGCCTTACCAGCAATGGGCATCGTCGAGCCGACTAACGTGACCCTGATCGCACCGACAAAAAACGTTGGTGGACAATAG
- a CDS encoding recombinase family protein gives MASDAGLKAFRNRGQARPASGAAVYLRVSTTRQLQGDVSIPSQRRAALAHCDTIGRAVVAEFVDAISGTDDARPDFQRMLELTRQPGCPFDTIVVHSLSRFYRSGPEAELLIRDLAKKGVRVQSVSQPIGDDHTQVMLRQIIGVLDEHTSRENGKNVRRAMRENAEQGFWNGTPTPLGYESVEAERRGTKVKKRLAVEPVEAEVLHTIFDLYDRGLPGRGALGVKEVANLLNERGYRTRRGARFGVGPVHSILTSSYYATGLYPYTVGTGQADAPDAAKVTVHIPIPKLIDEAQFERVQAKLASRNPNVTPPRVVNGPALLAGLTSCAACAAGLMRTGTTRRGKRYSYYSCAGHNLKGKTECRGCHMPADKLDDAVLAALKERLFAPGRLGEILRVLLERQKRNDAEVAGRVADLKAAVADAAGRLKRLYRLVEDGAVEVDDVLEDRLRVLRAEKAKAEAALGRAGTHSEAACVIDEAVLERFGQLMRDKLDQGDVNARRAYIASVVSTIEVGYDRIRIVGQRDTLQRLVRQHEGGVPGFVRGWRAHGESNPGFRRERGTSRPFLVNGGRTWTRRRLNKMTFPSLIVHDRLPTAFQYVFRTEVERDGEGGPEPEDGYPDGTGRPGREA, from the coding sequence ATGGCGAGCGATGCAGGCTTGAAAGCCTTCCGGAACAGGGGGCAGGCCCGTCCCGCATCGGGCGCCGCCGTCTACCTCCGCGTGTCCACGACGCGACAGCTCCAAGGCGACGTCTCGATCCCATCCCAGCGCAGGGCTGCCCTCGCGCACTGCGACACGATCGGCAGGGCCGTCGTCGCCGAGTTCGTGGACGCCATCAGCGGCACCGACGATGCCAGGCCCGACTTCCAGCGCATGCTGGAGCTCACCCGCCAGCCCGGCTGCCCGTTCGACACCATCGTGGTTCACAGCCTGAGCCGGTTCTACCGCAGCGGTCCGGAAGCGGAGTTGCTCATCCGCGACTTGGCCAAGAAGGGCGTCCGCGTCCAGTCCGTGTCGCAGCCGATCGGCGACGACCACACCCAGGTGATGCTGCGTCAGATCATCGGCGTGCTCGATGAGCACACCAGTCGCGAGAACGGCAAGAACGTACGGCGGGCCATGCGCGAGAACGCCGAGCAGGGCTTCTGGAACGGCACGCCGACGCCGCTGGGTTACGAGTCGGTCGAGGCCGAGCGCCGCGGGACGAAGGTGAAGAAGCGGCTCGCCGTCGAGCCGGTCGAGGCCGAAGTACTGCACACCATCTTCGACCTGTACGACCGCGGCCTACCGGGCCGAGGGGCGCTCGGGGTCAAGGAAGTCGCCAACCTCCTGAACGAGCGCGGCTACAGGACGCGGAGAGGGGCGCGATTCGGCGTCGGCCCGGTCCACAGCATCCTGACCTCGAGCTACTACGCCACGGGGCTCTACCCCTACACGGTCGGAACCGGGCAGGCAGACGCTCCGGATGCTGCGAAGGTCACGGTGCACATCCCGATCCCCAAGCTGATCGACGAGGCGCAGTTCGAGCGCGTGCAGGCCAAGCTGGCCAGCCGCAACCCGAACGTCACGCCGCCGCGCGTCGTGAACGGTCCCGCCCTCCTGGCGGGCCTGACGAGTTGCGCCGCTTGCGCCGCCGGCCTGATGCGGACCGGGACGACGCGCCGGGGCAAGCGCTATTCATACTACAGCTGCGCGGGCCATAATTTAAAAGGCAAGACCGAGTGCCGCGGCTGCCACATGCCCGCGGACAAGCTCGACGACGCCGTCCTGGCCGCGCTGAAGGAGCGCCTCTTCGCGCCGGGCCGCCTCGGCGAGATCCTGAGGGTGCTGCTTGAGCGCCAGAAGCGGAACGACGCCGAGGTGGCGGGGCGGGTCGCGGACCTGAAGGCAGCGGTGGCCGACGCGGCGGGGAGGCTCAAGCGCCTGTACCGGCTCGTCGAGGACGGGGCAGTCGAGGTGGACGACGTGCTCGAGGACCGGTTGCGGGTGCTGCGCGCCGAGAAGGCCAAGGCCGAGGCGGCGCTCGGGCGCGCGGGCACCCACTCGGAAGCCGCGTGCGTGATCGACGAAGCCGTCCTCGAGCGCTTCGGCCAGCTCATGCGCGACAAGCTCGACCAGGGCGACGTGAATGCCCGGCGCGCCTACATCGCGTCCGTCGTCAGCACCATCGAGGTCGGGTACGACCGCATCCGCATTGTCGGACAGCGCGACACGCTCCAGCGGCTCGTCCGGCAGCATGAAGGCGGTGTTCCCGGTTTTGTACGCGGATGGCGCGCCCACGGGGAATCGAACCCCGGTTTTCGCCGTGAGAGAGGGACAAGTCGCCCTTTTCTGGTCAACGGTGGACGGACATGGACGCGCCGCCGCCTGAACAAAATGACGTTTCCGTCCTTGATCGTCCACGATCGTTTGCCTACGGCTTTTCAGTACGTTTTCCGTACGGAGGTCGAGCGCGATGGCGAGGGCGGTCCGGAACCCGAAGATGGATACCCGGACGGCACGGGCCGGCCTGGTCGCGAGGCGTGA
- the tnpC gene encoding IS66 family transposase: protein MAKRPKSEKIDVEALRAALAAAEARADEARAAADRAEAEAAAVRAQLSGDAALIAHLRLEIARLNRTLYGQRSERTQRLIDQYELQLEELEASAATDALAAEKAAAKAAIPAPTERRKPSRQPFPAHLPRVRVVVPGPGACPCCGGTRLSRLGEDVTETLEVVPRSWTVIQTVRERFACRACEGVSQTPAPFHAVPRAWAGPSLLAMVLFEKYGQHQPLNRQAERYAREGVPLSLSTLADQVGTCAGVLEPLFRLIEKHVMAAGRLHGDDTTVPVLAKGKTSTGRVWVYVRDDQPFGGADPPAALFRYSPDRRGEHPQAHLAGWTGVLQADAYGGYGRLYEGGRKPAPIIEAACWAHARRKFFELADIEAAARQRARKKVAVIAPLALEAVRRMDELFAIEREVNGRPTAERLAARHERSAPIVAALEGWMRAERARLPRGAEVARAMDYMLERWPSFARFLDDGRVCLSNNAAERALRGLALGRKAWLFAGSDRGGQRAAFFNSLIVTAKLNDVDPQAWLADVLGRIASHPAQRLAELLPWNWKPTSAAPASLDVAA, encoded by the coding sequence ATGGCGAAGCGGCCCAAGTCCGAGAAGATCGACGTCGAAGCGCTGCGCGCAGCCCTCGCGGCCGCCGAAGCCCGCGCGGACGAAGCCCGGGCCGCAGCCGATCGCGCCGAGGCCGAGGCGGCCGCGGTGAGGGCGCAGCTGTCGGGCGACGCCGCGTTGATCGCCCACCTGCGGCTGGAGATCGCCAGGCTCAACCGGACCCTCTACGGCCAGCGCTCCGAGCGCACGCAGCGCCTCATCGACCAGTACGAGCTGCAACTCGAGGAACTCGAGGCCTCGGCGGCCACCGACGCCCTCGCGGCCGAGAAGGCCGCTGCCAAGGCCGCGATACCGGCGCCGACGGAGCGTCGGAAGCCGTCGCGCCAGCCCTTCCCGGCCCACCTGCCGCGCGTGCGCGTCGTGGTGCCGGGCCCGGGCGCCTGCCCGTGCTGCGGCGGCACGCGCCTGTCCAGACTCGGCGAGGACGTCACCGAGACGCTGGAGGTGGTGCCGCGCAGCTGGACCGTGATCCAGACCGTGCGCGAGCGCTTCGCTTGCCGCGCCTGCGAGGGCGTCAGCCAGACGCCGGCGCCCTTCCACGCCGTGCCACGCGCATGGGCGGGGCCGAGCCTGCTCGCCATGGTGCTGTTCGAGAAATACGGCCAGCACCAGCCGCTGAACCGCCAAGCCGAGCGCTACGCCCGGGAAGGCGTGCCGCTCAGCCTGTCGACCCTGGCCGACCAGGTGGGCACCTGCGCGGGTGTGCTGGAGCCGCTGTTCCGGCTCATCGAGAAGCACGTGATGGCGGCGGGGCGGCTGCACGGGGACGACACCACCGTTCCGGTGCTGGCCAAGGGTAAGACCAGCACGGGCCGCGTATGGGTCTATGTGCGCGACGACCAGCCCTTCGGCGGCGCCGATCCCCCGGCGGCCCTGTTCCGCTATTCGCCCGACCGGCGGGGCGAGCACCCGCAGGCGCACCTCGCCGGCTGGACCGGGGTGCTGCAGGCCGACGCCTACGGGGGCTATGGCAGGCTCTACGAGGGCGGGCGCAAGCCCGCGCCGATCATCGAGGCCGCGTGCTGGGCCCACGCGCGGAGGAAGTTCTTTGAGCTGGCCGACATCGAGGCCGCGGCGCGCCAGAGGGCCCGCAAGAAGGTGGCGGTGATCGCGCCGCTGGCGCTCGAAGCCGTGCGGCGCATGGACGAGCTGTTCGCCATCGAGCGGGAGGTGAACGGCCGGCCAACGGCCGAGCGCCTGGCGGCGCGGCACGAGCGCTCCGCCCCGATCGTGGCGGCCTTGGAAGGCTGGATGCGCGCCGAGCGCGCCCGCCTGCCGCGCGGTGCCGAGGTGGCCCGGGCCATGGACTACATGCTCGAGCGTTGGCCGTCCTTCGCCCGCTTCCTCGACGACGGGCGCGTGTGCCTCAGCAACAACGCAGCCGAGAGGGCCCTGCGCGGCTTGGCTCTGGGCCGCAAGGCGTGGCTGTTCGCCGGCTCGGACCGCGGCGGACAGAGGGCGGCCTTCTTCAACAGCCTGATCGTGACGGCGAAGCTGAACGACGTCGACCCGCAGGCCTGGCTGGCCGACGTGCTCGGCCGCATCGCGTCTCACCCGGCCCAGCGCCTCGCCGAGTTGCTGCCGTGGAACTGGAAGCCGACCTCGGCCGCCCCGGCGAGCCTCGACGTCGCAGCCTGA
- a CDS encoding IS3 family transposase (programmed frameshift) — protein MPKTRPPYAPEFRQQLVDLVRSGRDAQDLAREFEPSAQAIRNWVAEADRRDGRREPKPAAVDATLTSVERDELARLRRENKQLRLERDILSRAGGLVRAGDRRGAPGLYAFMSANQAAFPVAVMARVLGVSKAGFYAWRERAPSARQVADGALLARVQDVHGASRDTYGAPRVHAALRAQGERHGRKRIARLMRAAGLVGASHRKGGPTTTRRDEEARPAPDLVDRNFKAQAPDRLWVADITYVPTMSGFLYLAVVLDVYSRKIVGWSMKNHLRTELILNALDMAIGQRKPKDVIHHSDQGCQYTSLAFGNRCKEAGVRPSMGSVGDAYDNAMAESFFSTLECELLSRRSFSSQTEARMACFAYIEGFYNPLRLHSGLGYRSPTDYERSFHHDQASPMTSLPEQVH, from the exons ATGCCCAAGACACGTCCACCCTATGCGCCAGAGTTCCGACAGCAGCTGGTCGATCTGGTCCGCTCCGGCCGCGACGCGCAGGATCTGGCCCGAGAGTTTGAACCGTCCGCCCAGGCGATCCGGAACTGGGTAGCCGAAGCGGACCGCCGAGACGGCCGGCGAGAGCCGAAGCCGGCAGCGGTCGACGCCACACTGACATCGGTGGAGCGGGATGAACTGGCCCGCCTGCGCCGCGAGAACAAGCAGCTGCGCCTGGAGCGCGACATCCTCTCTCGAGCCG GCGGCCTGGTTCGCGCGGGAGACCGGCGTGGTGCCCCCGGGCTCTACGCCTTCATGAGCGCGAACCAGGCTGCCTTCCCCGTGGCCGTGATGGCACGCGTCCTCGGCGTGTCGAAGGCTGGGTTCTATGCGTGGCGCGAGCGAGCCCCGTCAGCCCGTCAAGTGGCAGACGGGGCGCTGCTCGCGCGGGTGCAGGATGTGCACGGGGCCTCGCGCGACACCTACGGGGCGCCGCGGGTCCATGCCGCCCTGCGGGCCCAGGGCGAGCGGCACGGCCGCAAGCGCATCGCCCGGCTGATGCGCGCGGCCGGCCTTGTCGGGGCCAGTCACCGCAAGGGCGGCCCGACCACGACACGGCGCGACGAGGAGGCCCGACCAGCGCCCGACCTCGTCGACCGCAACTTCAAGGCACAGGCTCCTGATCGGTTGTGGGTGGCCGACATCACCTACGTACCGACGATGAGCGGCTTTTTGTACCTGGCTGTTGTTCTCGATGTCTACAGCCGCAAGATCGTCGGTTGGTCCATGAAGAACCATCTGCGGACCGAACTGATCCTGAACGCGCTCGATATGGCCATCGGTCAACGCAAGCCGAAAGACGTCATCCATCATTCCGACCAAGGATGTCAGTACACGTCGCTCGCCTTCGGCAATCGATGCAAGGAAGCCGGCGTCAGGCCCTCGATGGGATCGGTCGGGGATGCCTACGACAACGCCATGGCCGAGAGCTTCTTCTCGACCCTGGAATGCGAACTGCTGAGCCGGCGGTCCTTCTCTTCGCAGACCGAGGCTCGCATGGCCTGTTTCGCCTACATCGAGGGCTTCTACAATCCGCTGCGCCTGCACTCGGGCCTCGGCTATCGATCTCCCACCGACTACGAAAGGAGCTTCCATCACGACCAAGCCAGCCCTATGACGAGCCTACCCGAACAAGTCCACTGA
- a CDS encoding YaaC family protein: MGGTGVEQRMAILRGSVDQQIVKPFRTHGWTAEITGVVEAGEYMVVTATKLGKTKKVALLYSSATDNRVYKALDSEVDRTFTNGELYKPESFAYGLTKPVTPIDEFYSTLIGWNKELFPANTRRAAKSRPSTVRRIKAENPLISVWARLDQFASTHLAEKLILRRASEQNVQLIPGAAGSKGEGLAFTLRSASDYFKSAQNESLNRKIISLYYGTLALSFAEILASPSGPVDLDEIEGYTKQGHGLYTFSTQVRGFSEMGVGVLATGFLPRWAAFLGHDISHYPKSKPKADDAVEKLPRGVFCTVRDLFATLPELADLFSEVFESEPSWIMPSYDMEASRLPSFKPQQQSGSSYIKLIDRSGKVRQERIEGAGWPLAELSRLPDQPEGQIFRARVDHPDATYWHEVLPIHQSSFENSGALILPALADLNEYRVTALCLLYALSIMVRYMPSTWRRVEGGDLDQYLTIVKTALSVFERSLPQLYLETITGEHIVAVQPGSLLG, encoded by the coding sequence ATGGGTGGAACGGGGGTCGAACAGCGGATGGCAATTCTGCGAGGCTCGGTCGATCAGCAGATTGTCAAACCGTTCAGGACGCATGGCTGGACGGCTGAGATCACCGGCGTGGTCGAGGCCGGCGAGTACATGGTCGTAACTGCCACCAAGCTCGGCAAGACGAAGAAGGTGGCACTTCTTTATTCATCTGCTACAGACAACAGGGTGTACAAGGCGCTTGACTCCGAAGTCGACCGCACCTTCACAAATGGTGAACTGTATAAGCCAGAAAGTTTTGCGTACGGGCTTACCAAGCCAGTCACACCTATCGATGAATTTTATTCAACGCTTATAGGCTGGAACAAGGAGCTCTTCCCTGCGAATACTCGGCGGGCAGCCAAGTCCCGACCTTCGACCGTCCGGCGCATCAAAGCAGAAAACCCGCTGATCAGCGTGTGGGCGCGCCTGGATCAATTTGCAAGCACGCATCTGGCGGAGAAATTGATCTTACGCCGCGCAAGCGAACAGAATGTCCAGCTAATACCTGGTGCAGCCGGATCGAAAGGTGAGGGTCTCGCCTTCACACTGCGCAGTGCGTCTGACTACTTTAAATCAGCTCAAAATGAGAGCCTCAATCGCAAGATCATCAGCCTCTACTACGGGACCCTGGCACTATCCTTCGCTGAGATCCTAGCCTCGCCAAGCGGGCCCGTCGATCTCGATGAGATCGAGGGTTACACGAAACAAGGGCACGGCCTTTACACTTTCAGCACACAGGTCCGCGGTTTCAGTGAAATGGGCGTTGGAGTTCTGGCTACCGGCTTCCTGCCCAGGTGGGCTGCCTTCCTCGGCCACGACATCAGCCACTACCCAAAATCAAAGCCCAAAGCCGACGACGCTGTAGAGAAACTGCCTCGTGGCGTGTTCTGCACTGTCCGAGATCTGTTCGCGACGCTTCCTGAGTTGGCTGACCTATTTTCCGAAGTTTTCGAGAGCGAGCCGTCCTGGATCATGCCGTCGTACGACATGGAGGCTAGCCGTCTGCCCAGCTTCAAGCCTCAGCAGCAGTCTGGCAGCAGCTACATCAAGCTCATCGACCGCTCAGGTAAGGTCCGGCAGGAGCGCATCGAAGGCGCGGGCTGGCCGCTTGCCGAACTCAGTCGCCTTCCCGACCAGCCGGAAGGGCAGATTTTCCGGGCTCGCGTCGATCATCCCGATGCCACATACTGGCATGAAGTGCTTCCCATTCATCAGAGCTCTTTCGAGAACAGCGGGGCTCTGATCCTGCCGGCGCTAGCCGATCTCAATGAGTACAGGGTAACGGCGCTCTGCCTTCTGTACGCGCTGTCGATCATGGTGCGCTACATGCCAAGTACATGGAGGCGGGTTGAAGGAGGCGACCTCGATCAATATCTGACCATCGTCAAAACCGCCCTGAGCGTCTTCGAGAGGTCTCTTCCCCAGCTCTATCTTGAGACTATTACGGGCGAGCACATCGTCGCAGTACAGCCGGGCAGCTTGCTCGGCTGA